In Aggregicoccus sp. 17bor-14, the genomic window GCGCGCGCCGGAGGGGTTGAGCGTGCCCTGCACCACGCTGCCCACCTTCACGCGGTCCACCACCGCCTCGGGCACCAGCGCGCGCACCTCGAGCGAGTCGGTGTCCACGAGGCCGAAGATGGCCGTGGGCGGGGTCATGGCGACGTAGTCACCCACGTTCTTGTTGCGCGCCGTGATGACGCCGTCGAAGGGGGCGTAGATGCCGGTGTCGCGCAGCAGCTCCTCGGCGTTCTTCAGCGCCGCGGCCGCCTGGGCGGCCTGCGCGGTGGCCTGGCGGAAGCCCACCTCCGCCTTGTCCAGCCCCGCGCGCGCGAGGCTGCCGCCGGTGGCCAGCGTGCGGGCGCGCTGCACCTCGGTGGTGGCGCCGTCCAGCGACGCGTCCGCCGCCGCCTTCGCCGCGCGCGCCTGCTCCACCGCGATGCGCACGTTGCTGGTGTCCAGCTGCGCGAGCAGCTGACCCTTCTTCACCCGGTCGCCGACCTTCACCTTCACCAGCGTGAGCGTGCCGCTCGCCTGCGCGCTGAGCGTGGCCTCCTGCTTCGAGCGCACCGTGCCGGTCGCCTGCAGCACGCTGGCCTCCAGCTTCGTCGCCGGGGTGAGCGCGCGCACGCCCACCGCGCTGCTCGCCTGCGCGCTCGCCGCCGCCGCGTCCGCCGGGGGCAGCGCCGGCTTCTCGCCGCGCCCACAGCCCGCCGCGCCCACGCCGACCATCACCACCGCCGCCGCCAGCACTGCCTTCACACCCACGCTCTTGCTCACGGTCTCTGCTCACTTCGGCCCGGCGGCCAGACGGCGCCTGGGCCTGAAAAAAGGGGCTCCACTACCCGGAGCAGAGATATACCCAGGTGACGATAGTCCGCAATGCGGATTATCTTGAGAGCGGGTATACGAAGGGCATACCCCGCCCAAGGCGTTGATTTGACTGGGTTGGATGAATGGTGGGCAGGCGAGCGGGCGGGCGGTTGACGGCGGCTCGCCTGGCGACGGGAGGGCTGTCACGCAGCTTCGCCCGGCACCCTCACCCCGACCCTCTCCCAGGGGGAGAGGGAGGACTCAGGCGCGGGGGAGGCGCACGGTGAAGCGGGTGCCGTCCGCGCTGTCCGAGGTGCAGTCGATGCGCCCGCCGTGGGCGCTCACGATGCGCTCCACGATGAAGAGCCCCAGCCCCAGGCTCTTGCGCGGGTTGGACTCCTGGCTCGGCGCGCCGCGCTTGAAGGGCTCGAAGAGGTCGGGGCGCACGTCGTCGGGGATGGGCTCCCCGGTGTTGTGCACCTCGAGCACCACGGCATCCGCTTCGCCGCGCGTGGAGACGCTCACGGGCGTGTCCGCGGGGCTGTAGGCGAGCGCGTTGCCCAGCAGGTTCGCCACCACCTGCGCGAGGCGGTCCCCGTCGAAGCGGCCGCCGCCGTCCCCCTCCGAGCGGAAGCGCAGCTCGCGCGCGGGGTGGCTCGCCTGGTGCTCCTCCACCACCGTGCGCGCCAGCTCGTGCACGTCCACCGGCCGGCGGTGCACCGGGATGCCGCCGCCCAGGCGCGCCTGGGTGAGGTCCAGCAGGTCGTGCGTGATGCGGGTCGCGCGCTCGGCGCTCTGGATGATGCGGCCCACCGGCTTGAGCGCGCGCTCGTCCGTCACGCGCGTGCGCAGCACGGCGGCGCTCATCAGGATGGCGGAGAGCGGGTTGCGCAGGTCGTGGCCCACGATGCCGAGCAGCTGCTGCTCGAACTCGCTGCGCGCGCGCTGCTCGGCCTCCTCCTGCTTCTGCCGGGTGATGTCCTGCTGCGTGCCCACGAAGCGCACCGGGCGCCCGGCCTCGAAGAGGCAGCGCCCCAGCGCGCGCAGCCAGCGCACCTGACCGGCCGCCGGGAGCACCACGCGGAACTCGCACGCGTACTCGCCGCCACCCGCCGGGTCGAAGGCGCGCTCGTAGTCGCGGTGCACGCGCGCGCGGTCCTCCGGGTGCAGGCGCGAGAGGAACATCTCGTAGTCCACCGGCACGTCCGGCGCGAAGCCGAACATGGCCTTGCAGCGCGCATCCCAGGTGAGCTGGTTCGCGTGCACGTCGAAGTGCCAGGTGCCCAGGGCCGCCGTGTCCAGCGCGAGCTCGAGCTGGCTCGCGTTCGTGCGCAGCTCGCTGAACAGCCGCGCGTTCTCCACCGCGAGCGCGGCGCGGCTGGCGAGCGCCTGGAGGAAGCTCAGGTCCTCCGCGTCGAAGGGGACGGCGCTCTCCTGCCCGCGCATCGCGTGCATCACGCCCACCAGCCGCCCCTGGCGAAAGAGCGGGAGCACGATGAGGCTGTGCACGGGATAGCGCTCGGCGTAGGGCGTGAGCTCCCGCTTCATGCTCGCCTGCAGCTGCGCGGTGTCCACCCGGGGGATGAGCACGGGCCGCCCCGTCTGCGCGACCACGCCCGCCAGGCCCTCGCCCATCGCGGGCGGGTGCGCGCGCATGAGCTGGGCGAGCAGCGCCGCGTCCGTCGGGTCCGGGCTGTGGTTCGCGACGAGGTCCAGGCGCCGCCCGTTGGCCGAGAGCACGCTGACCATGGTGCGGCACGCGAGCTGCTCGGAGGCCTGGCGCGCGAGGGTCTGCAGCACCGAGCGCAGGTCCAGCTCCGCCTCGCTCACCGCCTGCGAGGCCTCGGCGAGCAGCTTCATGCGCGCCTCGGCCGCCTGCGCCTCCTCGCGCGCGTGGCGCTCGGCGGCGTAGAGGCGGCCGCGCTCGAAGGCCTGCGCGCACTGCTGGCCGAGCGACTGCATCAGGTCCAGCTCGAGCGCGCTGAAGCGGCGCGGCTCGGCGAACACGAAGCCCAGCGCCCCCAGCGGCCGGCCCTCCACCCACAGCGGCAGGCTCGCCCACGCACCCGTGAGGGTGATGTCCTGGGTGCGCGGGATGTGCGGATAGCGCCGCTCGCGCTCCTCGGGGGTCTCCAGCAGCACGGGCTCGCCGGTGCGCGCCGCGTCCGCGATGGGCACCGGCGTGTCCACGGAGAAGCGGCGGTAGAAGTCCTGGGTGGGCGCGTCGATGCCGAGCGTGCCCACGATCTCCAGCTCGCGCCCGTCCGGGGTGAAGCGCACCACGCTGGCCAGGATGGCGCCCAGCGCGCGGCGCCCCTGCTCCATCACCACCTCAGCCACCTGCTCGGGGGTGAGCGCGCCGGAGAGCGCCGCGCTCACGCTCTTGAGCCGCGCCACGTGCTGGGTCGCGAGCTCCGCCTCTTGCGCCGCGCGCCGCTCCTGCTCGCGCAGCGCGAGCGCCTGGCGGCGCACCTGCTCGCGCGCGCGGTACAGCTCCACGAACACGCCCACCTTCGAGCGGAGGATCTCCGGCACGTAGGGCTTCTGCAGGAAGTCCACGGCGCCTTGCGCGTAGCCGGCCACCACCTGCGCGTCGTCGCGCCCGTAGGCGGTGAGGAAGATGATGGGCACGTGGCGCGTCTTCTCGCGCCCCTTGATGAGCTGCGCCGTCTCGAAGCCGCTCAGGCCCGCCATCTGCACGTCCAGCAGGATGACGGCGTAGTCCTCCTTGAGCAGCGCCCGCAGCGCCTCCTCGCCGCTCTCCACCTTGTGCAGCCGCGCCCCCAGCGGCTCGAGCACCGCCTCCAGCGCGAGCAGGTTCGCCGGGTTGTCGTCCACCAGCAGCACGCTCGCCTCGCCGCCGCCCCCGCCCGCGCGCGGCTCCCCCGAGGCCTCGCGCTCGGGCTCGGCCGTGCGCGCGGCGGCGGCCGAGAGCGGGCGCCCGGCGACAGGCGTACGCCAGCCGGCGCGCGGGGGCAGCGCGGGGAGCTTGGGGCGCGAGGGCCTAGCCACCCACGGCTCCGCTCTGCCGCGGCGGGCGCATCGTCAGGACGTGGCGGGGGAGCGCCGGGCAGGGCATGCGGTCCTTCGAATACCGGGCGGCCGCCGCCTCCACAACGGCGGACACGCCGTCCGGAGCGCCATCGCTCGCAAACCAGGCAGCCAGGCGCCGCGACCTGTTCGCTGCGCGACAGCCGCCCGCCGGGAGCCGCCGGCGCGCGGCGTGGGTGGATCAGGGGTAGCGCACCGGGGGCGGGTCGTCCGGCAGGGGAATGAACTCCGTCTCGCCGGGCACGGAGGGGAAGCGCCCGCCACGCCAGTCCGCCTTCGCCCGCTCGAGGCGCTCGGGGGAGCTGGCCACGAAGTTCCAGAAGAGGTGGCGCGGGCCGTCCATCGTCTCGCCGCCCAGCAGCAGCAGGCGTGCGGGCGTGCGCGCGTCCTTCTCCGCTTCGAGCACCACGGGGTCACCCTTGCGGAACAGCAGCAGCGCGCCCGGCTCGAAGCGCTCGCCAGCCACCACCGCGCCGCCCTCGGCCACGTACACCGCGCGCTCGTCGTGGCTGGGCGGCAGCGCCACGCGCGCGCCGGGCTGCAGCGTGGCGGCGGCGTAGAACATGTCCGAGTACACCTGCACCGGCGAGCGCGCCCCGTGCAGCGCCCCGAGGATGACGCGCAGGTGCACGCCCGTGTCCTCGAGCACCGGCAGCGCGGCCTCGGGCGTGTGGGTGAACTCCGGCGCGCGCTCCTCCTCGTTCTTCGGCAGCGCCACCCACAGCTGGATGCCGAAGAGCGGGCCGCCCGCGGCGCGCACGTCCGGCGCGCTGCGCTCGGAGTGCACGATGCCCTGCCCCGCCGTCATCCAGTTCACCGCGCCCGGCTGGATGCGCTGCACGCTGCCCAGGCTGTCGCGGTGGAGGATCTCCCCCTCGAAGAGGTAGGTCACCGTCGCGAGCCCGATGTGCGGGTGCGGTCGCACGTCCAGCCCCTGCCCCGCCCCGAAGGCCGTGGGGCCCATCTGGTCGAAGAAGACGAAGGGGCCCACCATGCGCCGGCGCGCGCTGGGCAGCGCGCGCCGCACGCGAAAGCCGTCCCCCAGGTCCCGCGTGGGGGCGACGATGACGGACTCGGGGGCTGCGGAGGGCTCGCTGGGCTGGTGCAGGCGCGGGGTCATGTCGGGGGAACCTTATTCTCTCAGGTCTGTGCGCTGCGGCCGGCGAGCAGCTGCGCGGTGACTTCCACGACGCGCCTCGCCTGGAAGCGCGCCGCCTTCTTCGCCGTCTCGTCCGGCGGGATGGTGCCGTTGGCCGAGACGTGGCTCGCGCCGTAGGGGTTGCCCGCCTCGAACTGGATGGGGTCCACGTAGCCGGGCGCCACGATGATGGCGCCCCAGTGGTAGAAGACGTTGTTGAGCGCGACGAGGGTCGTCTCCTGGCCGCCGTGCTTCGTCGCGGTGGAGGTGAAGCTGCTCATCACCTTGTTCACCAGCGCCCCCTTCGCCCACAGGCCTCCGGTGCCGTCGATGAACTGCTTGAGCTGCGCGCTGGGCAGGCCGTAGCGCGTGGGGGTGCCGAAGATGATGGCGTCCGCCCAGGTGAGGTCGTCGTTCGTCGCCTCCGGCACGTGCTGCGTCTCGGTGCGGTGCTTGCTCCAGCCCTGGTTGCTCTGGATGGCCTGGTCCGGCGCGAGCTCCTTCACCTTGCGCAGCCGCACCTCGGCGCCCGCGGCCTTGGCGCCCTCCTCGACGGCGAGCGCCTGCTGATACGTCACGCCCGTTGCGCTGTAGTAGATGACCGCGAGCTTCACCTTCGCCATGGCGCTCTCCTGGATGGGGGTCCCTGTGAGGTGAGGGCCCGGGCAGGGAGCGTCAAGGCGGGCCCCGAAGGGGGGCCCGCACGCTCCACCGCCCGGGAGGCAGCCTCAGGCGAGGTCGAAGAGCAGCGCCTCGACGGGCTCGGAGGCCTCGAGCACCAGCTTCGACTCGTCCGACACCGCGACGCCGTCACCGGCCTTCAGCTGCAGCCCGTTGAGCGTGGCCTTGCCGCGCGCGAGCTGCACCCAGGCGTGGCGCCCGGGGGCGAGCGTGTACTCGGCCTTCTCACCCCTGCCGAGCAGCGTGCCGTGCAGGCTCATGTCCTGGTGCACCTTGAGGCTGCCCTCGCGCGCGTCGGGGCTGACCAGCACGCGCCAGCGGCCCTGGCGCTCCGCCGTGGAGAAGGCCTTCTGCTCGTAGCCGGGCGTGAGGCCCTTCTTCTCGGGGAGGATCCAGATCTGCAGGAAGTGCAGCGGGTCTTGCCCCGCGTTCATCTCGCTGTGCATCACGCCGGTGCCGGCCGTCATGCGCTGCACCTCGCCTGCGCGCAGCACGCTGTTGCCGCCGGTGGAGTCCTTGTGGCCGATGCTGCCCTCGAGCGGGTAGGTGATGATCTCCATGTCCCGGTGGCCGTGGGTGCCGAAACCCTCTCCGCCCTCCACGCGGTCCTCGTTGATGACGCGCAGGGCGCGGAAGCCCATGTGCCGGGGGTCGAAGTAGTCGGCGAAGGAGAAGGTGTGGTGCGAGTCGAGCCAGCCGTGGTTCGCGTGGCCGCGCTCCTCGGAGCGACGAAGGGTGAGCATGGTGTTGCCTTTCTCGGTGCTGCGCCCGGCGAGGAGGTGCGCCCGCGCGGCCCGCCGGGAGGGCCGCGTGGGCAGGAAGTGGTGAAACGGTAAGACGCTCAGGCGGCCTTCGCAGCGGCGGCCTTCACCGCCTGGACTTCGAGCGTGATGTCGATGCGCTCGCCCACCAGCACGCCGCCCGCCTCGAGCGCCTGGTTCCAGGTGAGCCCGAAGTCCTTGCGGTCGATGCGGGTGCTCGCGCTGAACGCCACGCGCTCCGTGCCGAAGGGGTCCGTCATGCGGCCGAGGTACTCGGTCTCCAGCACCACCGGCCGGGTGACACCGTGCAGGGTGAGGTCACCGGCGATTTGAACGTTCTTGCCCTTCTGGGTCACCTCGCGGCTGCGGAAGGTGAGGCGCGGGAAGCGCTCCACGTCGAAGAAGTCCGCCGAGCGCAGGTGGTTGTCGCGTGCCTCCACCTGGGTGTCGATGCTCGCCGCGTCGATGCGCACCTCGGCGGTGGCGCCCGTGAGCTCGCCGGACTCGGGCAGCGTGAGCGTGCCCTCGAAGCGCGAGAAGCGGCCGTGCACCTTGGCCACCACCATGTGGCGCACGGTGAAGGCGACGGAGGAGTGGGTGGTGTCGAGGTTCCAGGTCTGGGTGGTCATGGGCGTTGCTCCTTGAAGTCGGTTGGACGAGACACAAGATGCGTCCGTTCCCCCTCCAGCACTAGATGAGCCTCGTGCAACACATTGTTCTTCCCGGTAGAACAATGCCCATGGACCTCAACGAGCTCTCGGTGTTCGCGACCGTGGTGCGCCTGGGCAGCTTCACCGCGGCGGCGCGCGAGCTGGAGATGCAGAAGTCCGGCGTGAGCCGCAAGGTGAGCGACCTGGAGGAGCGCCTGCGCACGCGGCTGCTGCAGCGCACGACCCGCAAGCTCGCCCTCACCGACGCGGGCCGCATCTACTACGAGCACTGCGCCCGCATGCTCGCCGAGGTCGAGGAGGCCGAGGCCGCCCTCTCCGGCCTGCGCGCCAGCCCCTCCGGCGTGCTGCGCGTCACCGCCCCGCTCTCCTTCGGCTTCATCGGCCCGTACGTCGGCGAGTTCCTCGCGCGCCACCCGCAGGTGCAGGTGGAGCTGGTGTGCACCGACCGCGTGGTGGACCTGGTGGAGGAGCGCTTCGACCTCGCCATCCGCGCCGGCACCCTGCCCGACTCGGCGCTCGTCGCCCGGCGGCTCGGCAGCCTCGTCAGCTTCCCGGTGGCGAGCCCCCTGTATCTGAAGCGCCGCGGCCGGCCCCGCACGCCCCAGGCGCTCGCCGAGCACGAGTGCCTCTCCTTCGGCAGCCAGCTCAACGCGAAGTGGCGGCTCGTCTCCGACGAACAGGCCGCGGAGGTGCGGCTCGGCAGCCGGCTCGTGGTGAACGACCTGGAGATGCTGCGCGAGGCGGCCCTCACCGGGCTCGGCATCGCGATGCTGCCGGACCGCGCCTGCGGGCCGCTGCTCGCGGAGGGGCGCCTCGAGCGCGTGCTGCCCGGGTGGACCTCGGCCGAGATCCCCATCCACGCGCTCTACGCGAGCACCCGCCACCTCGCCTCCAAGACGCGCGCTTTCATCGAGCTGCTGCAGGCGCGCATGGGCGCGCAGGCCCCCACGCAGCCGGCTCAGAAGGCGAAGTCGAAGCCCGCGCGCAGGGACGTGCTCACGTAGTCCGGGTCCGGCGCGCTCAGCCCACAGGCCGCGAGCGTGCCCGCGTCCGTGGGCGAGACGTCGCGCTGCAGCGTCCCTTCCGCGAAGAGGCGCAGGCGCCCGGGCAGCGCCGTGAGCTGCAGCGACGCCGCGCGCGAGCTGCCGAAGCAGCGCTCCTGGTAGGGCGCATACTCGGCCTTCAGCCGCGCGCTGAAGGCTGGGGTAAAGGCCCAGCCCACGCGCGCACCCAGCACGTAGCGCGGCGGCGCGAGCGGCAGCTCCGCGGGCGCCTCGCGTCCCTGCGTGTCCTCCTCCGCCGCCTGCGGCAGCGCGCCGTGCAGGTGCAAGAGCGACCCGTCCACCCCCAGCTCCAGGTGCTCCTGCACGTCCAGCGTCACGCGCGCGTCCACCCGGTACTCCTGCAGCCCCACGCGCAAGTGCTGCGACGCGGGCTCGTCGGGCCCCGGCAGGTACTCGAGCCGGTACAGCGTCGTGGAGGCGCTCGCCTCGAAGAGGCCGACGACGTCGCGCTCCGGGTCCGTCTCGTACTCGGCGCCGAGCTGCGGCGCGAGCGAGCGCAGCCGCTCCGTCGCATCCACGCACTGCACCCGCGCCGCGATGGGAAGGCAGTACACGCCCGGGTCGCTGCCTCCCGGCGGCGCGGCCTCCAGCGAGAGCCGCAGCGTGAGTGGCTCGGAGACCGCGAGCGCGCCCTCGAGCTTGAGGAAGTGCGAGGGCCCGCGCCCCTCGCGCTTCTCCACCTCGTAGGAGAGCTCGAGCTCCAGCGCGTCCGTCGCCTGCACGCCGACGAAGAGCTCGGTGGCGAGGTACGGCGTGCGGTACGCGCCGTCCGCAGAGCGCGTGGAGCCGCCCTCGAGTGTGAGCCCGAAGGCGCTCAGTGCGGGCCCCGCCTCGTCGTCGCTCGCGTCCTCGTCGGCCTCCTCGACGTCGTGCGCAGTCGCAGCGCGCGTCGCAGGCGCTCTCGCGAGCGGCGCATCCGCTGCAAGCACCTCTCGCGCGCCGATGGAGCCGAGCGCGAGCAGCAGCGGTAGCGAGAGAGGCAGCGGCACGGAGGCTCCGAACGCGACGGGTCCTCAGCGACAGTCTGCACGCCCCGGCGCGTTTCCCAGCGGTGTCGCTCCCGCGTGCCCGCGTGCAGAGCAGCCAGGCGTGGCGCGAGAGCTCGGCGCACCCTGTGGCCGCTTTTCGCACCCCGCGCTCAGTCCTTTTCGGGAGGCGCGAGGTCGCTCACGCGCGCGTCCCGCACGGCAGGAGAGAGAACGACAACCGAGAGAGGACGGCGACGATGAGTCTCAGTTGGATGAGGCGGGCACTGCTCGTGGCGATGATGACGGCGGTGAGTGGAACCGCGGTCGCGAAGGGCGGTGGCAGCGGGCACGGCAGCGAGCGCAGCGAGGTGCACGGGCGCAAGGGCGAGAAGCAGGAGGTCCGCCACCGCGAGAAGGAGCGCCACAAGGTGAAGCACAAGGCGCGCACCAAGCACCGGGAGCGCGAGCGCGAGCGTCATCGCGAGCGGGAGCACGAGCGCGGCGACGACCACAACCGGCGTCGCGGCGGACACAACTAGGGCGGCGCGGGCTCGAGCCCAGCGCGTGCGGGCAGGAAGGGAAGACGAAAAGGACGGGCCCGTCGCGCCTCCGCCGAGCGCGGACGGGCATCGCCCTGCGCATCGCTCCGGGGATGGCCGGGTGGAGAGGAGGGGGTGTCGGGCGAAGTGCTGTGCGTCGCTAAATACGAACCTCGGGAGATTCTAAAACTCCCGAGGTTTGTCTTTAGCTCCGCACCGACCTGCGACCGGGAGGGGCTGGCCGGCGTGGACGGAAAGCTTCGCTCGGGCGCGAGGCTGGGCGCTGCGACAGACGGTTCATCGACTCTGGCAGGGCGAGGTCGAGAGCAGAAGCAACGTTGCTTCTACTCGCCCTCCCCCCGCGGCCTCGCCCGGCCGACCTGAGTGACCCAGGAGCGCTCCGCAGGGCGGCGCCCCGCCGCGCTGGGCACGCGCGTCCGGTACCCGTCCCGCCTGGCCCCCTCCCGAGCCCGCGCGGCGCGCGCCTACCTCGCGCTCAGGTGCTCGAGCAGCGTCTTGAGCCCGAGCCCGATCAGGACGAGCCCGCCCACGATGTCCAGCTTGCGGCCCAGCTTGTCGCCGAAGCGCCGCCCCGTCTCCACGCCCGCGAGCGAGAGGAGGAAGGTGGTGGCACCGATGAAGCCCGCCGCGAGCAGCGGAGGCACCTCGAGCAGGGGCAGCGTGAGGCCTGCGACCAGCGCGTCGATGCTGGTGGCGAGCGCGAGCAGGATGAGCAGCCGCAGGTTGAACGGATCCGCGCGCGTGCTCTCCGCGGGGCCACCCTCCTCGCCCTCCTCGCGGATGGCGTCCCAGAGCATCTTCGCGCCGATGCCCCCGAGCAGCACGAAGGCCACCCAGTGGTCCCACGCCTCGATGGACGCGGCGAAGTGCGATCCGGCAGCCCAGCCGATGATGGGCATCACGCCCTGCGACACCCCGAAGAACAGCGCGAGCACCAGCGCGTCGCGCAGCCGCACGCGGGGCGCCGTGAAGCCGCTCGTCATCGCCACGGCCGTGGCATCCATGGACAGACCGAGCGAGAGCAGCACGAGCGAGAGCATGACGCCCTCCCCTACCGCATGGCAGCCCGCAAGAGAATCAGCATCCGGAGGAAGCCCACCATGCGTCTACTGCTTCGGTGGGGTCGGAGGGACGCGACGCGGAGGTGTGCGCACTGCGAGGGGCTTCCGGGACTTCAAGGCGTGCAAGTCCTCTCCCGCCTGCTTCAGCTCTGCCGTCCGAGTGCAGATGTGCGTGGTGAACTCGGTGGGCAACGTCTCATCGAGCGGCTGCCTCACAGCAGCATCATCGGCAGGATGATGGATGCGGTGCGCGTACACGACGTACTCGACGCCCCGCTCGAAGTGCTTGCCGCAGTCGCCGCCGCCCCGTCCGGTTCCCAGCGTCGGTCCGGGCTGGAGGGACGGACCTCGACGACCCTCCCGCGGAACACGGCATCGGCTTGTGCAAACGCCTCATCGGGCGGAGCGCTCGGCGCGCAATCACAGGCCATTGCCTCACGGCCGAGCCACAGCACTGCGCACAACGCGAGCTTGCATAGGTTCGCGCTCAACCTCATCCGTCAGTGCCTCCTGCTATCGAGCAAGCGTCCGCATTGGACGTCCTTCTTGAAGGCACATGCCAGAAGTAGCATATTGAGGAAGAGAAACGTTGAGGCTCAAGTCGCTCTACTTCGTTTCTGGATGCCAGAAAGACCTCCGGGCATTGCCAGCCAAGGTGCGGCAGTCATTCGGTTACGCCCTGTACCTGGCACAGCTCGGCGACAGGCATCCGTCAGCCAAGGCGCTCAAGGGCTTCGGAGGTGGAGGCGTCGTGGAGGTTGTCGAGGACGACGAAGGTGGCACCTACCGGGTCATGTACACGGTGAAATTCAAGGATGCGGTCTTCGTCCTGCACGCCTTTCAGAAGAAATCGAAGCGCGGGATCTCAACGCCCCTCGCCCAGATGAAGCTCGTCGGATCCCGATTGCGGCTGGCTGAAGAGGCCTACAACGCGATGGAGCACCCCCATGGCCAAGACTCGAACTGACATCACCCGGAGCAGCGGCAATGTGTTCGAGGATCTCGACCTTCCCGAGGCAGAAGAGACGCGCACGAAGGCGGACCTGGTACACGCGATTTCCAAGGCCATCGCAGCCCGCCGGCTCAAGCGCCAACAGGACGTCGCGGACCTACTGGGTATCGATCAGCCCAAGGTCTCCAAGCTCCTGCGCGGCCATTTCTCCGAGTACTCCGTCGAACGGCTGATGGAGTTCCTCACCCGACTGGGAATGAACGTGGAGATCAAGGTCACCCCGAAGCGGTCTCGCACGCCGGGTCACATTCACGTGGTCGCGTAGGCGCGGGACTGCGTGACGCAGCGGTGAGCGCTCTTCCCTCACCCTGACCCTCCCCCAGGGGAGAAGGGACCGTGTCACGACGCTACCGGAACGCCACCTTGCGCTCCGGCCCGAAGGAGCTGCGCAGCTCCACGGT contains:
- a CDS encoding pirin family protein is translated as MTPRLHQPSEPSAAPESVIVAPTRDLGDGFRVRRALPSARRRMVGPFVFFDQMGPTAFGAGQGLDVRPHPHIGLATVTYLFEGEILHRDSLGSVQRIQPGAVNWMTAGQGIVHSERSAPDVRAAGGPLFGIQLWVALPKNEEERAPEFTHTPEAALPVLEDTGVHLRVILGALHGARSPVQVYSDMFYAAATLQPGARVALPPSHDERAVYVAEGGAVVAGERFEPGALLLFRKGDPVVLEAEKDARTPARLLLLGGETMDGPRHLFWNFVASSPERLERAKADWRGGRFPSVPGETEFIPLPDDPPPVRYP
- a CDS encoding YceI family protein is translated as MTTQTWNLDTTHSSVAFTVRHMVVAKVHGRFSRFEGTLTLPESGELTGATAEVRIDAASIDTQVEARDNHLRSADFFDVERFPRLTFRSREVTQKGKNVQIAGDLTLHGVTRPVVLETEYLGRMTDPFGTERVAFSASTRIDRKDFGLTWNQALEAGGVLVGERIDITLEVQAVKAAAAKAA
- a CDS encoding type II toxin-antitoxin system RelE/ParE family toxin: MRLKSLYFVSGCQKDLRALPAKVRQSFGYALYLAQLGDRHPSAKALKGFGGGGVVEVVEDDEGGTYRVMYTVKFKDAVFVLHAFQKKSKRGISTPLAQMKLVGSRLRLAEEAYNAMEHPHGQDSN
- a CDS encoding helix-turn-helix domain-containing protein, which codes for MAKTRTDITRSSGNVFEDLDLPEAEETRTKADLVHAISKAIAARRLKRQQDVADLLGIDQPKVSKLLRGHFSEYSVERLMEFLTRLGMNVEIKVTPKRSRTPGHIHVVA
- a CDS encoding manganese efflux pump MntP family protein; the protein is MLSLVLLSLGLSMDATAVAMTSGFTAPRVRLRDALVLALFFGVSQGVMPIIGWAAGSHFAASIEAWDHWVAFVLLGGIGAKMLWDAIREEGEEGGPAESTRADPFNLRLLILLALATSIDALVAGLTLPLLEVPPLLAAGFIGATTFLLSLAGVETGRRFGDKLGRKLDIVGGLVLIGLGLKTLLEHLSAR
- a CDS encoding pirin family protein — protein: MLTLRRSEERGHANHGWLDSHHTFSFADYFDPRHMGFRALRVINEDRVEGGEGFGTHGHRDMEIITYPLEGSIGHKDSTGGNSVLRAGEVQRMTAGTGVMHSEMNAGQDPLHFLQIWILPEKKGLTPGYEQKAFSTAERQGRWRVLVSPDAREGSLKVHQDMSLHGTLLGRGEKAEYTLAPGRHAWVQLARGKATLNGLQLKAGDGVAVSDESKLVLEASEPVEALLFDLA
- a CDS encoding efflux RND transporter periplasmic adaptor subunit — protein: MKAVLAAAVVMVGVGAAGCGRGEKPALPPADAAAASAQASSAVGVRALTPATKLEASVLQATGTVRSKQEATLSAQASGTLTLVKVKVGDRVKKGQLLAQLDTSNVRIAVEQARAAKAAADASLDGATTEVQRARTLATGGSLARAGLDKAEVGFRQATAQAAQAAAALKNAEELLRDTGIYAPFDGVITARNKNVGDYVAMTPPTAIFGLVDTDSLEVRALVPEAVVDRVKVGSVVQGTLNPSGARFSAKVRNLGAVIDPQSRTVEVLADVLPSKDGTVLRAGALAELDFSAALGTDGAGSKDAAPALSAGLFLPAQAVSAKGEQGYVWVVQDGKAVRRDVKVQRVLPGYVRVLAGLEAKDQVVADASLPLQDGTALQVVQ
- a CDS encoding GAF domain-containing protein → MARPSRPKLPALPPRAGWRTPVAGRPLSAAAARTAEPEREASGEPRAGGGGGEASVLLVDDNPANLLALEAVLEPLGARLHKVESGEEALRALLKEDYAVILLDVQMAGLSGFETAQLIKGREKTRHVPIIFLTAYGRDDAQVVAGYAQGAVDFLQKPYVPEILRSKVGVFVELYRAREQVRRQALALREQERRAAQEAELATQHVARLKSVSAALSGALTPEQVAEVVMEQGRRALGAILASVVRFTPDGRELEIVGTLGIDAPTQDFYRRFSVDTPVPIADAARTGEPVLLETPEERERRYPHIPRTQDITLTGAWASLPLWVEGRPLGALGFVFAEPRRFSALELDLMQSLGQQCAQAFERGRLYAAERHAREEAQAAEARMKLLAEASQAVSEAELDLRSVLQTLARQASEQLACRTMVSVLSANGRRLDLVANHSPDPTDAALLAQLMRAHPPAMGEGLAGVVAQTGRPVLIPRVDTAQLQASMKRELTPYAERYPVHSLIVLPLFRQGRLVGVMHAMRGQESAVPFDAEDLSFLQALASRAALAVENARLFSELRTNASQLELALDTAALGTWHFDVHANQLTWDARCKAMFGFAPDVPVDYEMFLSRLHPEDRARVHRDYERAFDPAGGGEYACEFRVVLPAAGQVRWLRALGRCLFEAGRPVRFVGTQQDITRQKQEEAEQRARSEFEQQLLGIVGHDLRNPLSAILMSAAVLRTRVTDERALKPVGRIIQSAERATRITHDLLDLTQARLGGGIPVHRRPVDVHELARTVVEEHQASHPARELRFRSEGDGGGRFDGDRLAQVVANLLGNALAYSPADTPVSVSTRGEADAVVLEVHNTGEPIPDDVRPDLFEPFKRGAPSQESNPRKSLGLGLFIVERIVSAHGGRIDCTSDSADGTRFTVRLPRA
- the wrbA gene encoding NAD(P)H:quinone oxidoreductase — translated: MAKVKLAVIYYSATGVTYQQALAVEEGAKAAGAEVRLRKVKELAPDQAIQSNQGWSKHRTETQHVPEATNDDLTWADAIIFGTPTRYGLPSAQLKQFIDGTGGLWAKGALVNKVMSSFTSTATKHGGQETTLVALNNVFYHWGAIIVAPGYVDPIQFEAGNPYGASHVSANGTIPPDETAKKAARFQARRVVEVTAQLLAGRSAQT
- a CDS encoding LysR family transcriptional regulator, giving the protein MDLNELSVFATVVRLGSFTAAARELEMQKSGVSRKVSDLEERLRTRLLQRTTRKLALTDAGRIYYEHCARMLAEVEEAEAALSGLRASPSGVLRVTAPLSFGFIGPYVGEFLARHPQVQVELVCTDRVVDLVEERFDLAIRAGTLPDSALVARRLGSLVSFPVASPLYLKRRGRPRTPQALAEHECLSFGSQLNAKWRLVSDEQAAEVRLGSRLVVNDLEMLREAALTGLGIAMLPDRACGPLLAEGRLERVLPGWTSAEIPIHALYASTRHLASKTRAFIELLQARMGAQAPTQPAQKAKSKPARRDVLT